Proteins from one Mercurialis annua linkage group LG7, ddMerAnnu1.2, whole genome shotgun sequence genomic window:
- the LOC126656638 gene encoding acyltransferase GLAUCE-like has translation MEDMKLVEKVVIKPNILTNNKRIFLSNIDLSLVVYQESVSFFDPPFTKMTLSESSNSLYTALSLLLVHYDFFAGRLVPALEDNDRFEIDCNGAGVVVAVAKTSSALNQLGGLLAPKPEFMQLVGFLHDEGEQEVKLENKPLLHLQLTQFGCGSLALASRYNHCVLDGIAVRDFEKNLAALTRGDDIVTLPNPDRTIFKARNPPRINHPHFEYSTSCETDDLFTPCGKSKINIEHCLAQNKNRSIYLSPERISSLKKKALEDGKLKKCTSFQVVAAKIWKARSIAMKMKDETNNTMLFPVDARRIITPQAPNGFAGNALVPGFARASVKELKDREDSYLVKIVQEGIERLDDEYVRSGIDWLEVHRGVPCKENSFSLVAWFRLGLEEDVFSWGKIKCATPILIKPGLVILLPGSESKGGLNVCLELPDHQMEEFCKLLMEC, from the exons atggaGGATATGAAACTAGTTGAAAAAGTTGTgattaaaccaaatattttaacaaataacaAACGCATTTTTCTATCAAACATAGATTTGTCTCTTGTTGTATACCAAGAATCTGTATCATTTTTTGATCCTCCATTCACTAAAATGACCTTATCGGAATCTTCCAATAGTCTTTACACTGCATTAAGTCTTTTGTTAGTGCATTATGATTTTTTTGCAGGGAGGCTTGTGCCGGCTTTAGAAGATAATGACCGGTTCGAGATTGATTGCAACGGTGCTGGTGTCGTTGTTGCTGTCGCGAAAACGAGCTCTGCTTTGAATCAACTCGGCGGGCTTTTAGCTCCCAAACCGGAGTTTATGCAGTTGGTTGGTTTCTTGCATGATGAAGGTGAACAAGAGGTGAAGTTGGAAAACAAGCCTCTTCTGCACTTGCAG TTAACACAGTTTGGATGCGGAAGTTTAGCACTAGCCTCCCGATACAACCATTGTGTTCTTGACGGGATTGCAGTTCGCGATTTCGAGAAAAATTTAGCTGCCTTAACTCGTGGAGATGACATTGTAACTCTACCAAATCCTGACAGAACAATCTTCAAAGCCAGGAATCCACCGAGAATCAATCACCCGCACTTTGAATATTCAACAAGTTGCGAGACAGACGACTTATTCACGCCTTGCGGCAAAAGCAAAATCAATATCGAGCATTGCTTAGCACAAAACAAGAACCGTTCCATCTATCTTTCCCCGGAAAGAATTTCGAGCTTAAAGAAGAAAGCTCTCGAGGATGGAAAACTGAAAAAATGCACGAGTTTTCAAGTTGTTGCCGCGAAGATATGGAAAGCAAGGAGTATCGCAATGAAAATGAAGGACGAAACAAACAACACGATGCTATTTCCCGTTGATGCTAGAAGAATTATAACACCTCAAGCCCCAAATGGATTTGCAGGAAATGCATTAGTCCCTGGTTTCGCCCGAGCAAGCGTGAAGGAGCTCAAGGATCGAGAGGACTCGTACTTAGTAAAGATAGTGCAAGAAGGGATTGAAAGACTAGACGACGAGTATGTAAGATCCGGGATAGATTGGCTAGAGGTTCATAGAGGAGTTCCTTGCAAGGAAAACAGTTTCTCATTGGTGGCATGGTTTAGACTAGGGTTAGAGGAAGATGTGTTTTCTTGGGGGAAAATTAAATGTGCTACACCAATTCTGATAAAACCTGGTTTGGTCATTCTTTTACCAGGCTCTGAGAGCAAAGGAGGGCTTAATGTTTGCCTAGAATTGCCTGATCATCAAATGGAAGAATTTTGCAAGTTATTGATGGAATGCTAA
- the LOC126654936 gene encoding uncharacterized protein LOC126654936 isoform X2, which translates to MQWRTFQGFSSFTSESHFFYTFLLYDLSQFSISIMQSHNQQQQEMDDVLEVNRHLLGELEDMGFPLARAAKAIHHSGNTSIEAAINWIIDHENDPDIDHMPLIAVNIEIESPPASQDTEEMQNKLQELRDQNHKRKEEEEKKLEREREKERIGVGKEVLEAKRIAEDNERKRNLSLRKAEKEEQKRAREKVRHKLEADKAERRRMLGLPAPPVSHMPLNAQRHVVQEKKSQNTSLSTTKAEQLRECLRSVRRNYKDDDASVKRAFRTLLTYVSNVAKNPYSEKFRKIRIQNPLFQERVGRIKGGIEFLELCGFERIEGGKFLFLPGDKIDMEVLNSAGSEIRSAITNPFFGLLSHG; encoded by the exons ATGCAATGGCGTACATTTCAGGGCTTCTCTTCTTTTACTTCAGAATCCCATTTCTTTTATACCTTCCTTCTCTATGATCTCTCTCAGTTCTCCATTTCCATAATGCAGTCCCATAATCAACAACAACAGG AAATGGATGATGTCTTGGAAGTTAACAGACATTTGCTTGGAGAGCTTGAAGACATGGGATTCCCTCTTGCCCGAGCTGCTAAGGCTATTCATCATTCAG gtaATACTAGCATAGAGGCTGCCATAAATTGGATCATTGATCATGAGAATGACCCAGATATTGATCATATGCCCTTG ATAGCAGTCAACATTGAAATCGAATCTCCTCCAGCATCACAAGATACTGAGGAAATGCAGAATAAGTTGCAAGAATTAAG AGATCAAAATCACAAGAGGaaggaggaagaagaaaagaaactaGAAAGAGAAAGGGAGAAG gaAAGGATTGGAGTGGGTAAGGAAGTCCTTGAGGCAAAGAGAATTGCTGAGGATAATGAAAGAAAACG TAATTTATCGTTGAGGAAAGCAGAAAAAGAAGAACAGAAAAGGGCAAGGGAGAAAGTTCGTCACAAACTAGAAGCCGATAAG GCAGAAAGAAGGCGAATGCTTGGATTGCCTGCACCCCCAGTTAGCCATATGCCTCTAAATGCTCAGAGACATGTTGTGCAGGAGAAAAAG TCGCAGAACACTTCTCTTTCTACTACGAAAGCTGAACAGTTAAGAGAATGTTTAAGGTCTGTTAGGCGCAATTACAAG GATGATGATGCTTCAGTCAAAAGGGCCTTCCGAACTCTTCTGACTTATGTGAGTAATGTTGCAAAGAATCCTTATTCAGAAAAATTCAGGAAGATCCGGATACAGAATCCATTATTCCAG GAGAGAGTTGGAAGAATAAAAGGAGGTATTGAGTTTCTTGAACTCTGTGGGTTTGAGAGAATTGAAGGGGGCAAGTTCTTGTTTCTTCCTGGGGACAAGATTGACATGGAAGTATTAAACTCAGCAGGATCTGAAATAAGATCTGCAATAACAAATCCCTTCTTTGGTCTTCTGAGTCATGGATAA
- the LOC126654936 gene encoding uncharacterized protein LOC126654936 isoform X1, which yields MQWRTFQGFSSFTSESHFFYTFLLYDLSQFSISIMQSHNQQQQEMDDVLEVNRHLLGELEDMGFPLARAAKAIHHSGNTSIEAAINWIIDHENDPDIDHMPLIAVNIEIESPPASQDTEEMQNKLQELRDQNHKRKEEEEKKLEREREKERIGVGKEVLEAKRIAEDNERKRNLSLRKAEKEEQKRAREKVRHKLEADKAERRRMLGLPAPPVSHMPLNAQRHVVQEKKNTSLSTTKAEQLRECLRSVRRNYKDDDASVKRAFRTLLTYVSNVAKNPYSEKFRKIRIQNPLFQERVGRIKGGIEFLELCGFERIEGGKFLFLPGDKIDMEVLNSAGSEIRSAITNPFFGLLSHG from the exons ATGCAATGGCGTACATTTCAGGGCTTCTCTTCTTTTACTTCAGAATCCCATTTCTTTTATACCTTCCTTCTCTATGATCTCTCTCAGTTCTCCATTTCCATAATGCAGTCCCATAATCAACAACAACAGG AAATGGATGATGTCTTGGAAGTTAACAGACATTTGCTTGGAGAGCTTGAAGACATGGGATTCCCTCTTGCCCGAGCTGCTAAGGCTATTCATCATTCAG gtaATACTAGCATAGAGGCTGCCATAAATTGGATCATTGATCATGAGAATGACCCAGATATTGATCATATGCCCTTG ATAGCAGTCAACATTGAAATCGAATCTCCTCCAGCATCACAAGATACTGAGGAAATGCAGAATAAGTTGCAAGAATTAAG AGATCAAAATCACAAGAGGaaggaggaagaagaaaagaaactaGAAAGAGAAAGGGAGAAG gaAAGGATTGGAGTGGGTAAGGAAGTCCTTGAGGCAAAGAGAATTGCTGAGGATAATGAAAGAAAACG TAATTTATCGTTGAGGAAAGCAGAAAAAGAAGAACAGAAAAGGGCAAGGGAGAAAGTTCGTCACAAACTAGAAGCCGATAAG GCAGAAAGAAGGCGAATGCTTGGATTGCCTGCACCCCCAGTTAGCCATATGCCTCTAAATGCTCAGAGACATGTTGTGCAGGAGAAAAAG AACACTTCTCTTTCTACTACGAAAGCTGAACAGTTAAGAGAATGTTTAAGGTCTGTTAGGCGCAATTACAAG GATGATGATGCTTCAGTCAAAAGGGCCTTCCGAACTCTTCTGACTTATGTGAGTAATGTTGCAAAGAATCCTTATTCAGAAAAATTCAGGAAGATCCGGATACAGAATCCATTATTCCAG GAGAGAGTTGGAAGAATAAAAGGAGGTATTGAGTTTCTTGAACTCTGTGGGTTTGAGAGAATTGAAGGGGGCAAGTTCTTGTTTCTTCCTGGGGACAAGATTGACATGGAAGTATTAAACTCAGCAGGATCTGAAATAAGATCTGCAATAACAAATCCCTTCTTTGGTCTTCTGAGTCATGGATAA
- the LOC126657119 gene encoding uncharacterized protein LOC126657119: MKRLNFRGIERPFDSSWVWRQIIKIKNLVKHHIEYVLGDGKSFSFWYDHLIQEKSLIDQYPEINIQDTDVPKNAKVADLWRDNNWSLPDPIDDITERAWAFLNNNCKVFPVNTDIVKHSFLTWLVIMGRINTKDKLLRWGVIQSNTCSLYSQHNILRVSNDIRPVNCLRRDVRFLTRRANGRSGKVKARRLWFNAYIYDIWFARNDMIFNQNRHNIMQVCNTIISNVRNSCSSISEELLLLVGGADLLTGLVPFSLGKLKKFQALVFMNC, from the exons ATGAAAAGACTCAACTTTCGGGGGATTGAAAGGCCTTTTGATAGCTCTTGGGTTTGGAGGCAAATTATTAAGATCAAGAATTTAGTCAAACACCACATTGAGTATGTGCTAGGGGATGGTAAATCCTTCTCCTTCTGGTATGATCATTTGATACAGGAAAAGTCCTTGATTGATCAATATCCTGAAATTAATATTCAAGATACTGATGTCCCAAAAAATGCAAAAGTAGCAGATTTGTGGAGAGACAACAACTGGTCCCTCCCAGATCCTATAGATGATATAACTGAGAGAGCCTGGGCATTCTTAAATAACAACTGTAAAGTTTTCCCTGTAAACACTGATATAGTTAA ACATTCTTTCTTAACCTGGCTTGTGATCATGGGAAGAATCAATACTAAGGATAAGCTTTTGAGATGGGGAGTGATTCAGTCTAATACTTGCTCTCTGT ATTCTCAGCATAATATCTTGAGGGTCTCTAATGACATAAGACCAGTTAATTGTTTGAGAAGAGATGTTAGATTCTTGACTAGAAGAGCAAATGGGAGATCTGGTAAAGTCAAGGCTAGAAGACTTTGGTTTAATGCCTATATTTACGATATCTGGTTTGCTAGAAATGATATGATCTTCAACCAGAATAGGCATAACATCATGCAGGTTTGCAACACGATCATCAGTAATGTTAGAAATAG CTGCTCCTCCATTtctgaggagctgctgctcctcgtcggaggagcagatctgttGACAGGACTCGTCCCCTTTTCTTTGGGCAAGTTAAAGAAATTCCAAGCACTTGTTTTCATGAATTGCTAG
- the LOC126656194 gene encoding uncharacterized protein LOC126656194, whose protein sequence is MSGYQNKPRKVKLQCPSLSKIVSFTALDEQKLDLGSIARAFGLDPSTLKLNGHFISRGVDLVSSSVTWKSLLNFFSSKRLPTGQDDMDALIVDGKFCKAGSKRACNSQDAGISRYNYRAEPDEVSIRSISEPEEINLFMNKKLKEKHSGSGADHQVSKSAGLGFKRKQLLEVVNLLKKLKTNGPNPELGDKSNDCHRLTSSSKLKCSYSGGVKRMREDEAILAAPCKRIR, encoded by the exons ATGTCAGGCTATCAAAACAAGCCGAGAAAAGTGAAGTTACAGTGTCCGTCGCTATCCAAAATAGTATCGTTCACTGCATTAGACGAGCAGAAGCTGGACTTGGGTTCAATAGCAAGAGCTTTTGGGTTAGACCCATCAACCTTGAAGCTTAACGGTCACTTTATTAGCAGAGGAGTTGATCTTGTTTCTTCTTCCGTTACTTGGAAATCGCTTCTCAACTTCTTTTCTTCTAAACGCCTGCCTACTGGTCAGGATGACATGGATGCTCTTATTGTTGATGGCAAGTTTTGTAAAGCTGGGTCTAAGC GAGCATGCAACTCTCAAGATGCTGGTATTAGTAGATATAACTACAGAGCTGAACCAGATGAAGTTAGTATCAGGAGTATTTCAGAACCTGAAGAGATCAATTTGTTCATGAATAAGAAGCTAAAGGAAAAGCATTCAG GATCTGGAGCTGACCACCAAGTTTCCAAAAGTGCAGGTCTTGGCTTCAAGAGGAAGCAACTGCTGGAAGTTGTCAATTTACTCAAGAAGTTAAAGACAAATGGACCCAATCCAG AACTTGGAGATAAAAGCAATGACTGTCATAGACTTACTTCAAGCAGCAAACTGAAGTGTAGCTATTCCGGTGGCGTGAAACGGATGAGAGAAGATGAAGCAATTTTGGCTGCTCCTTGCAAAAGAATCCGATGA
- the LOC126657530 gene encoding uncharacterized protein LOC126657530, with protein MAFLFLPRQIIKQWSISLLLLILVFNVIPAPTVLGSAGINQQEEEFHEELLLRPLPDRKVLAHFHFQTTAPPSSSNGRHHHLFPKAIAQLVQKFRIKEMELSFTQGRWNYEIWGGFDPISSNNAKPPGVELWAVFDVPQHQVDANWKNLTHALSGLFCASINFLESSTSYAAPEWSFRPATGGMRYGMLPREAVCTENLTPWLKLLPCRDKAGLSVLMHRPSLYRGFYHSQRLHLVSNKDSGIILEQTLTVVLQPDSYSSKNNVQPSWSLSSILGRELRGLCELAKSSNVYLQFESGLVDALKKIENHGFELSVIPDSVFEEEHSRNRKAPSVFYQFSADKYRNNQHFDLGLTWKFPVSWSCEPAPLHASRFLMGSGNERGAIAILLTSTNLSDTSVGACSALDGYKLRVDVFQIVPWYIKVYYHTLQLFVNDQPKAVGDFIEKIHVLPSKDKISPGVMEMVLQFPCDVKSAALTLEFDKGFLHIDEYPPDANQGFDIPSAAISFPNFYTSMLFPTNGSAGKSPMFSKYQEKNPVLSYTEVLLVPLTTPDFSMPYNVITITCTVFALYFGSLLNVLRKRVAEEERLLKIKAAKKTNRLRDLLSKLSAKLRRKPEETPDSQQEETSESQSKRETEKSPSNSSSSSLIDTKLLLKILLVAIFAVVWQNYLR; from the exons ATGGCGTTTCTTTTTCTTCCCcgacaaataataaaacaatggAGCATCTCATTACTCCTTCTAATTCTTGTTTTCAACGTCATCCCTGCTCCAACCGTTCTTGGATCGGCCGGTATAAACCAACAAGAAGAAGAATTTCACGAGGAACTTTTATTAAGACCGCTACCTGATCGGAAAGTCTTAGCTCATTTTCACTTCCAAACCACCgctcctccttcttcttccaATGGCCGCCACCACCATCTCTTCCCCAAAGCCATTGCCCAGCTG GTTCAGAAATTTCGTATCAAAGAAATGGAATTGTCATTCACACAAGGTCGTTGGAACTATGAAATCTGGGGCGGATTTGATCCGATTTCGAGCAATAATGCTAAGCCTCCAGGAGTTGAATTATGGGCTGTTTTTGATGTCCCTCAACACCAGGTTGATGCTAATTGGAAGAATTTAACCCACGCTCTTTCGGGTCTTTTTTGCGCTTCCATTAACTTTCTCGAGTCGTCTACATCTTATGCAGCTCCTGAGTGGAGCTTCCGCCCTGCCACTGGCGGTATGCGGTATGGTATGTTGCCTCGTGAAGCTGTTTGCACCGAGAATTTAACGCCTTGGTTGAAGCTTCTTCCTTGTCGAGATAAAGCTGGACTCTCTGTGTTAATGCATAGACCGTCGTTGTATCGAGGTTTTTATCATTCTCAGAGGTTGCATTTGGTCTCTAACAAGGATTCAGGTATTATTCTAGAACAAACACTCACTGTTGTTCTTCAGCCTGATAGTTATTCTAGTAAAAATAATGTTCAACCTAGCTGGTCTTTGAGTTCAATACTCGGAAGAGAACTCCGTGGACTTTGTGAGCTTGCAAAATCTAGCAATGTATACCTTCAGTTTGAGAGTGGCCTAGTTGATGCActaaagaaaattgaaaatcatGGCTTTGAATTGTCGGTTATTCCAGACAGTGTGTTTGAAGAAGAACATAGCAGAAACAGAAAGGCCCCCTCTGTTTTCTATCAGTTTTCAGCTGATAAATATAGAAATAATCAACATTTTGATCTAGGCCTCACATGGAAATTTCCCGTGAGCTGGTCATGTGAACCGGCACCATTACATGCTAGTAGGTTCTTGATGGGCAGTGGGAATGAAAGGGGGGCTATTGCTATCTTGTTGACATCTACTAACTTAAGTGATACCTCTGTGGGTGCTTGTAGTGCTCTTGATGGATATAAGTTGCGAGTCGATGTTTTCCAAATTGTGCCTTGGTATATAAAGGTATACTATCATACTCTTCAGTTGTTTGTGAATGACCAACCAAAGGCAGTTGGGGATTTTATAGAGAAGATTCATGTTTTGCCATCAAAAGACAAGATATCTCCCGGAGTCATGGAGATGGTTTTGCAATTTCCTTGTGATGTGAAATCAGCTGCTTTGACATTAGAGTTTGATAAG GGCTTTCTACACATCGATGAGTATCCTCCAGATGCTAATCAAGGATTTGATATTCCCTCAGCTGCAATAAGCTTTCCCAATTTTTATACCAGCATGCTTTTCCCTACCAATGGCTCTGCAGGCAAGTCACCTATGTTCTCCAAGTATCAG GAAAAGAATCCTGTTCTCTCTTACACAGAAGTTTTACTTGTACCATTGACAACTCCTGATTTTAGCATGCCTTACAATGTCATCACAATCACATGCACGGTATTTGCATTGTACTTTGGATCTTTGTTAAATGTTCTTCGGAAGCGTGTTGCCGAGGAGGAAAGGCTTCTTAAAATTAAAG CTGCCAAAAAAACCAATCGGCTCCGGGACCTACTTTCTAAATTGTCTGCTAAGCTAAGAAGAAAACCAGAGGAAACTCCTGATTCCCAGCAGGAGGAGACTTCAGAGTCGCAATCAAAGCGAGAAACTGAGAAATCGCCATCGAATTCATCATCGTCATCTTTGATTGATACTAAATTATTGTTAAAAATCTTGTTAGTGGCCATTTTTGCTGTTGTCTGGCAAAACTATCTTAGATAA
- the LOC126657424 gene encoding xyloglucan endotransglucosylase/hydrolase protein 2-like gives MYSLQIPTMNYYALWFLAYFLIGGVLSKRIIRDTNIFDKHYQVTWGKDHVLLLNQGKEIQLSMDNTSGAGFESKLGFGSGFFNLRIKLPPKDSAGVVTAYYLSSYGNNHDELDFEFLGNRPGKPITLQTNVFANGLGNREQRTYLWFDPTADFHNYQILWNPHQIVFLVDEIPIRVYKNKTKIGVEYPSKAMHIEVSLWNGESWATDGGKTKTNWSYAPFQAHFQGFSINGCSSLPACSSANYWWNARKYWKLDAAQQKTYQDVRRKYLTYDYCSDTPRFPTPPPECPQ, from the exons atgtACTCATTGCAAATTCCAACAATGAATTATTATGCACTATGGTTTCTTGCATATTTTCTTATTGGAGGGGTGCTTTCAAAAAGAATAATTAGAGACACTAACATATTTGATAAACATTACCAAGTTACTTGGGGAAAGGATCATGTCTTGTTGCTTAATCAAGGCAAAGAAATTCAGCTCTCCATGGATAACACTTCTG GGGCTGGTTTTGAGTCGAAGCTAGGGTTTGGTTCTGGGTTCTTCAACTTGAGGATAAAGCTACCGCCAAAAGATTCAGCAGGAGTGGTCACAGCTTACTAT CTGAGTTCTTATGGTAATAATCACGATGAGCTAGACTTTGAGTTCTTGGGGAATAGACCAGGAAAGCCAATTACTTTGCAGACAAATGTGTTTGCAAATGGTTTAGGGAACAGAGAGCAAAGAACTTATCTCTGGTTTGATCCTACTGCTGATTTTCATAATTACCAAATCCTTTGGAATCCTCATCAAATTGT ATTTTTGGTGGATGAGATACCCATAAGAGTGTACAAGAACAAGACAAAGATTGGAGTTGAGTACCCATCAAAGGCAATGCACATAGAAGTGAGCTTATGGAATGGAGAAAGTTGGGCAACAGATGGGGGCAAAACCAAGACTAATTGGAGCTATGCACCTTTTCAAGCTCATTTTCAAGGTTTTTCCATTAATGGATGTTCTTCTTTACCTGCTTGTTCTTCAGCAAATTACTGGTGGAATGCTCGCAAATACTGGAAACTTGATGCTGCCCAACAAAAGACTTATCAAGATGTTAGAAGGAAATATCTGACTTATGATTATTGTTCTGATACCCCTAGGTTTCCTACACCTCCTCCAGAATGCCCTCAGTGA